CCTTTTTCCGCGGCGGCGGCTTCCATCTCCTGCGTCGCCACGGTTGCAGTCGTCTTCATGGGTTGTCTCCGGGATTCGCGATGCGATACGTCGAGGCGGCCGTCCGGCTGAACAGCGCGGCCTTTTCATCGGCCGACATCGCGGACGCGAGTCGTTTGAAGGCGTTCCACAGCACGCGATAGCCGAACATCCCCTTGTCGACGGGGAAGTTGCTTTCGAACATGCAGCGATCGACGCCGAAAAGCTCGACGCAGGTGTCGAAATACGGCTGCCACGCGGCCGCCAGTTCCTGCGACGACGGCGGCAACTCACGCGCGGCGAAATCGAAACCGAACACGGTCATGCCCGCGCCGCCGAGCTTCATGCGCGTGTTCGGCAGCACGGCGAGACGCGCGAGTTGCCGTTTCCACTGCGCATGCACTTCGGCACGCCGGCCGGCATGCGGCCCCACCCCGACAGGGCCGCCAAAGTGGTCGATGACGACGATGACGTCCTCGGACGCGCGCGCGAGTTCGTACAGGTCGTCGAGCTGCGTGTGATAGACCCACGCGTCGAGCGACAGTCCGTAGCGGCCGAGCGTCGTCACGCCCTGCCGGAAAGCCTGCTCCGACATCCGGTCGCGCGGCGGCGTCACCGGGCTCGACCGCACGTCGGGGCTCGCATGCCATGCGAGCGGATTGCGGATGCCGCGCAATTGCCCGCCGGACACCTGCAGCATCGTGTCGAGCACCGCCTCGAGTTCCGCGCCGAGCGACAGATCGGCACCGCCGACGATGGCCTCGCAGCATCGCGCGGGGCCGTATGCACCGCTGTCGAACATCGCGGCGACGCCGCTCGCGAATGCCACTTCGCCCACCGGCTTGAACGCCTCCGGCCCGCTTGCGCGCAACATCGATCGACACTGCACATAGACCGTCGACACGACCCGATGCCCGCTGCGCACGTCCGCGCCGAACTCGTCCGCGAGATAGCGCCCGGTCTGGCGGTCCCACAGGTGGTGATGGGCGTCGACGATGGCGAGTTCGGGTTCGAGCACCGGCTCGTCGCGCAATGCGAGCCACTCGGGCCTGACCGGCAGATGGGGCGCGTGAACGGTCTGCATCGCACTCGCCTCAGAACTTCTGGCGCATGCCGATCACCACGCCCGTCTGGTTGTGATCGGGCGCGACCGTGCCATAGCCGTTCACGCCGAGCGCGGAGCCGCCCTTGTTGCGCGCGAAACCCGCCGTCGCATAGATATCGGTGCGCTTCGACAGCAGATAGTCCGCACAGAGCACGGCGAGCCACGGGTCGGCACTGGTCGAATGCACGTCCTGGTAATAGGCCGTCGCCGTGACCACGAACGCGGGCGACACCGCGTATTGCGCGCCGGCCCAGTACAGGTTTGCCGCGCTGGCTTCGGCGCCGTTCGCGACACGGATCGGGTTCGCCGGCAGGAACGCATTCGACGCACGAAGGTAGCGATAACCGGCGAATCCCTTCACCGGTCCGATCGCATACGACGCGGCGGCCGTGGCGCGCCGCTCGGTGCCCGTGTTGGTCGCGACGGTGTTGCTGTTGCGCTGCTCGTACGACACGCTCGCGGCGAGCGGCCCTTGCGAGAAAGTCAGCGCCCCGCTGAAGAAGCGGCCAGTGAGTTGCGCGCCCGGCACCTCGGCGCCGTACCCGGTGTCGTAGCGGGTGCTATACATGGCCTGTGCCGTCAGTGGGCCGAACACGCCGGTGTACTTCACCGAGTTGTCGATGCGCGCGGCCGCCGCGTAGTCGACCGACAGCACCGAGTATCGCGACGACGCGCCCATCGGGTCGAAGGCCACGGCCTGTTCGTAAAAGAGCGCGTTCTGGCGGCCGAACGTCAGTTGCTGACCCCGGTACGCCAGCCCGACCCACGCCTGCCGGCCGAAAATCCGCGACGTCGTGGCGGCGTTCGAACCGAGACCTTTCGTCGACTGCGCGGTCGTGCCGTCATTGATGTTGAAGCCGTTTTCCAGCTGGAAAATGGCCTTCATGCCGCCGCCGAGATCCTCGACGCCCTTCA
This is a stretch of genomic DNA from Burkholderia cenocepacia. It encodes these proteins:
- a CDS encoding amidohydrolase family protein — its product is MQTVHAPHLPVRPEWLALRDEPVLEPELAIVDAHHHLWDRQTGRYLADEFGADVRSGHRVVSTVYVQCRSMLRASGPEAFKPVGEVAFASGVAAMFDSGAYGPARCCEAIVGGADLSLGAELEAVLDTMLQVSGGQLRGIRNPLAWHASPDVRSSPVTPPRDRMSEQAFRQGVTTLGRYGLSLDAWVYHTQLDDLYELARASEDVIVVIDHFGGPVGVGPHAGRRAEVHAQWKRQLARLAVLPNTRMKLGGAGMTVFGFDFAARELPPSSQELAAAWQPYFDTCVELFGVDRCMFESNFPVDKGMFGYRVLWNAFKRLASAMSADEKAALFSRTAASTYRIANPGDNP
- a CDS encoding porin; translated protein: MLSNQASQHSRPKPRFMLGAVTVASAASWCAAAHAQSSVTLYGIADVGVEHINNTNTGGAQTREASGNLSGSRWGLKGVEDLGGGMKAIFQLENGFNINDGTTAQSTKGLGSNAATTSRIFGRQAWVGLAYRGQQLTFGRQNALFYEQAVAFDPMGASSRYSVLSVDYAAAARIDNSVKYTGVFGPLTAQAMYSTRYDTGYGAEVPGAQLTGRFFSGALTFSQGPLAASVSYEQRNSNTVATNTGTERRATAAASYAIGPVKGFAGYRYLRASNAFLPANPIRVANGAEASAANLYWAGAQYAVSPAFVVTATAYYQDVHSTSADPWLAVLCADYLLSKRTDIYATAGFARNKGGSALGVNGYGTVAPDHNQTGVVIGMRQKF